A region of the Microbacterium sp. SL75 genome:
GCTTCGGCGGGGCCTTCGGCGCGTATACGGCGGACCGAGCGCGGGGTCAGCGGGCGTCGAGCGCGCGCAGGTAGCGCTGCGTCATCCAGGACTGCACCCGCCGACCGACCGGAGCGCCGAGGCGCGTGAACCAGCGCCCCGGTGACGAGAACGCGGCGATGGCGAAAACCACCTCGCCGGAGGGCATGAGCGTGAGGGTGAAGCGTTCCTCACCCCGTTCGGGATGTCCCGGCAGCGTGCCGTAGGCGAAGCCCGCCGTGGTTTCGGTCCGCTCGGCCCAGACCACCAGGCACGGAATGCGCACGCTCAGGATGCCGAGCCCCAGGCGCATCGTCACGTGCGAGCCCAGCCGCATCGGCGTCTCGGACACCTCGACCCGGGCCCCCGCCCGTCGCTGCGCTTCGCCGGCGAGCAGGGCGTCGGCGGCCGCTGCGAAGTCGTCCGGGCCCCTGCCGATCACGCGCCGCGCGCGAACGTGGTGGTAGCCCGGCGGCATGTCGCCCGCGGTCGCGCCGACCTCGTCGTACGTCACCTCGTCCATGGGGCCACGGTATCCGGGTGGGATCCCTCGCCGGCTGGGGTTGCAGAGCCCGCCGGTGTCGGAGGGGGCTGAGAGGATGGCCGCATGATCGAGTTCCGCGAGGCGCGCCCGTCCGACATCGACGCGATGGTCGAGGTGCAGAACGCGATCTACCGCGCTGGCTTGCGGTCGGGGGAGTCCGACGCGGCGTTGGTCGAGGAGCGGTACTTCGACGCCGAGCACTCGATCGCCTGCACCGTGGCCGACCGCGACGGGGCGGTGGTCGGCTTCCAGTCCCTGAAGCGCGCCTGGCCCGGCAACCCCTACGGGGTCGAGCAGGGATGGGGCATCATCGGCACCCACATCGACCCCGAGGTGGGGCGCAGCGGAATCGGCCGAAGTCTCTTCGCCCGTTCGCGCGCCGCCGCCGAAGCCGCGGGTCTTCGCCACATCGACGCGACCATCGGTGCCGACAACGCACCCGCGCTGGCGTACTACGCCGCGATGGGATTCGTGCCCTACCGCGACGGCGACGAAGCGATCCCCCACCGCTTCGACCTCTGACCCGCGCCTACGCTGAGGGCATGCTTTTCTCCCTCTGCGGGTCGGCCGCGTGATCGACGTCGCCGAGCACCTCGTCGCGGTTCTCGAGCAGGTCGTTCCGCTCGCGCCCGAAGCGCGGGCGGTGGCCGCTGCCCGCGGCAGAGTGCTGCGGCATCCCGTGTTCGCGAACGTCGACGTGCCCGGCTTCGACAGCTCGGCGATGGACGGATTCGCCGTGCGCGACCTCACCGTGTCCGCCACTCTGCGCGTGGTCGCCGATCTGCCCGCGGGCACCGAGCTGGATCCGCGATTGGATGCCGGCGAGGCCGCGCGCATCATGACGGGAGCGCCCGTACCGACCGACGCCACGGCGGTCGTTCCGTTCGAGGACACCGCGCGCGGGCTCGCCGGGGGGCTGGACGCGGTCACGGTGCTCGCCGCTCCGCGCGAGCCCGGGGCGCACATCCGTCGCCGCGGCTCGGACGTGCGGGCGGGGGAACTGGTCGTCTCCGAGGGGGTGCGCCTGAACGCCGCCCGGCTCGGCGCGATCGCTGCCGCGGGAGTGGGGACGGTCTCGGTCTCGCGTGCGCCGAAGATCGCGATCGTGTCGACGGGCTCGGAGTTGCGACCCGCGGGCGACCCGCTCCGCCGCGGTCAGATCCCCGAGTCGAACAGCGTGCTGCTGGCAGGCCTCGCCGAGGAATCGGGTGCCGAGATCGTCCTGCGCACGAGCGTCGGTGACGAGGGCGACGGGCCGCGTCAGGCCATCGCCGCCGCCGAGGCGGCCGGAGCCGACATCGTGGTGTTCTCGGGGGGAGTGAGCGCCGGCGCGTACGAGGTCGTGAAGAACACCCTCGGCGACCTCATGCGCTTCGACCGCGTGCGCATGCAGCCGGGAAAGCCCCAGGGCTTCGGACGCACCCCCTCGGGCACGCTGCTGTTCGGTCTGCCCGGCAATCCCGTGAGCGCCGCGGTGTCGTTCGAGCTGTTCGTGCGCCCGGCACTGCGCGCCCTCGAGGGCGACGCCGATCTCGGTCGTGAGACGCTGCGTGTCGCGCTCGCCGAGGGCGCCGGGCGCGGCCGGGCCGTGTGCAGTACGTGCCGGTGCGCCTCGACCGCTCCGACGCCGCGCGATGGACGGCCATGCCGACCGCGCACGGAACGCGCGGCCTCGGTGATGCCGACGGGCTCGCGGTCATCCCGCCGAGCGAGCGCGACCTCGTCGCGGGCGAGCTGGTCACGGTCACGCGATGGTGAGCGTCGACGCCATCCTCTTGGCCGGGGGACGGGCTTCACGACTGGACGGGGCGACGAAGCCGATGCTGCGCGTGGGCGGGCGGACGTTGCTGCATACGGCGGTGGACGCGGTCCGAGCGGCCGGTGCTCGACGCGTCGTCGTCGTCGCCCCGGTTCTCGACGATGCGCTCGAGGTGACCTGGACGCGAGAAGATCCGCCGTTCGGCGGCCCCGTCGCCGCGATCGTCGCCGCTCTCGGTGACGTGGATGCCGAGGAGGTCTTCGTCCTCGCCTGCGATCTTCCGACGGCCGGTCCGGCGGTGGCGCTTCTCTCCGGTCCGGTCCCCGACAATGCGGACGGCTCGTTTCTCGACGACGGTCGGCACCAGTGGCTCATCGGCCGGTACCGGACGGCCGCGCTGCGGGCGGCGGCATCCGGTGTCTCGGAGGGCGGGCGCGACGCGTCCATGCGGGCGCTCCTGGGCGGGCTGAGGGTGGAGTCGGTGCGGGCCGACCCCGCGCTGACGCGCGACATCGACACCTGGGAAGACCTGCGGAAGGTCGCACCGGACGGGTTCTCGTCGACCTGACGGCCGCCGTCGTCAGCGGCCGCCGTGTGCGAAGGCGGCGTCGATGAGCGTCGACGCGGCCGCGCGCGCGGCACCGGCGGCCTCGGATGTTCCAGCGATCGCGGCGGTGGTCTGGGCGCCCTCGGCGAGGATGGCGAGCTGGGGTGCGAGGAAGGCCGGAGCGCCCGCCGCCTCGACCAATTGCCCGACATAGCGCTGAAAATCGGCCTTGTGCGCGCGCACCGCGCGGGCGACGCCCGGGTTGGCGGCTCCCAGTTCGCCGAAGGCGTTGATGAAGCCGCAGCCTCGGAAGTCCGCCTCGTCGAACCAATGCGCGAGGTAGTCGTAGACGGCCAGCAGCCGTTCGCGGGGGTCGTCGATGCGCTCGACGGCGTCGGTCACCCCGTCGGTCCACATGCCGTGGCGTTTGTCGAGGACCGCGACGATCAGGTCGTCTTTGGCGGGGAACTCCTTGTAAAGGGCTCGGAGGGAAACCCCGGCGGTGTCTCGAACGCTATCCATCCCCACCTGGCCGATGCCGCGTGTGTAGTACAGGGCGTCGGCGGCATCGACGATGCGGTCGCGGGTCTCGGTCATGTGTGCAGTCTACTTGACATGAGAACGGTCGTTCTCTACGGTCGGAGCAGAGAGTGAGAACGATCGTTCTCGCACACCCGCTTCGCAGAACCGTCGTCAAGAAGGAGCCCCGACCATGTCCGGAAACCCGCACGAGATCGCCCTCGAACCCGCCGCACAGCAGTTCGTGGATGCCACCAGCGAACCGCCCTTCCTGTACCAGCTGCCGCCGGCCGAGGGACGCGCCGCCGTCGACGGCGTTCAGGACGACCCCATCTTCAAGCCCGAGATCGACGAGGAGTGGATCGAGGTGCCGGGTGGCCCGAGCGGCTCGGTGAAAGTCCGCATCGTCCGCCCGAAGGGCGCGATCGGAGTGCTGCCCGTCGTGATCTACATCCACGGCGCGGGCTGGGTCTTCGGCGACGCGCACACGCACGATCGTCTCGTGCGCGACCTCGCGGTGGGAACCGGAGCCGCAGTCGTCTTCCCCGAATACGACCGCTCGCCCGAGGTGCGGTACCCCCACGCGATCGAGCAGGTGTGGGCGACCGCCCAGTGGATCGTCGCCGAAGGGGAGTCGAAGGGCCTCGACGCGGCGCGCATCGCCGTCGCGGGCGACTCGGTGGGCGGCAACATGTCCGCGGCGCTCACCCTGCTCGCGAAGGAGCGCGGCGGCGTCGACCTCGCCGCGCAGGTGCTGTTCTACCCGGTGACCGACGCGGCCTTCGACACCGAGTCGTACCACCGCTTCGCGGAGGGCTACTTCCTCTCGCGCGACGGCATGAAGTGGTTCTGGGATCAGTACACGACCAGCGAAGACGACCGCGCCCAGATCACGGCGTCGCCGCTGCGTGCCACGCTCGATCAGCTCGCGGGACTTCCGCAGGCGCTCGTCATCACGGCCGAGGCCGACGTGCTCCGCGACGAGGGCGAGGCTTATGCCGCCAAGCTCCGTCAGGCGGGCGTGCCCACCACCGCCGTCCGTTACCAGGGCATCGTGCACGACTTCGTGATGGTCAACGCGCTGCACGACACGTATGCGGCGCAGGCGGCGATCGCTCAGGCCGTCGCCTTCCTGTCGAAGGCGCTCGCGGCGTAACGCCGACCGGCCCGGGCTGCGCTGTCGAGCGTGGCCCGGGCCCCGACCGGTCGTCGTCACCCCCGACGGCATGCCGTCGGCCACCCGCTGGTGCACTGCCGGGGACGAGAAACGCGCACCACGGCGCCCCTGTCGGGCTATTCGAACACCACCGTCCACGACACCGCCCGCGGCCACAGCGCGTGGCGCGGCAGCACATCGGGGCCGCACGCCCGCGAGCCGAGACCGTGCTGGGCGGCGTCGAGGTACAACCAGAGCCCCCTCGACGGCGGCAGTTCGTGCGCGTGCGCGACGCCGGTGCGCTCCTGGGCGGTGTGGCGGTCGAGCTGGAACCCGGGCAGGCCGGTCGAACCCGACGCGACCGCGCGCAGGCGCAGGGGACCGAGATCGAGCGCGCGCAGGCCGGGGCGGTGCCCGGTCTCCTGCGGGCGGCCGTACGCGACGCCGAGCTCGTCGACGGCGGCCTCGAAGCGGCCGACGTACGCGGCCTCGGCGCTATCGCTGTACGACTCCGTCGGTCCCGTGCCGAACCAGCGCACCCGCTCGTCGGCGAGGGCGCCCGGCAGGCCGATGCGTGCGCCGACGCGCGGCCAGGTGCAGTCCCACGGGCCGAACGGGCGGATGTCGGTGTGCAGCCGCAGCCCGTCGCCGTCGAGGCGCCACGCGAACGTCGTCTCGATGCCTTGCGCGCTATGCGCGGCCATCGACCGCACGCGCTGCACGAGACCCTGATCAGTGCGCTCGACCGACAACACGCGATGCTGCAGACGGTCGAGGCCGCGTTCGAGCCACCGCACCGACGACGCCGGGGTGCTCTCATCGCCGCGACCGTCGGTGAGCGCCGGGTCGGCGGTCTCGTACGAGCCCTGACCGTCGAGCTGGTCGTTCTCGGTGGGGGCGCGCCACAGTTCGGGGAGTGGCCCCGACACCTCCAGGTCGCGCCAGCGCACGAGGCCGCCGCGGCGGTCGAAGACCGCGTCGCCGAGCGCGTCGCCGCGCCAGCCGCCGGTCGACGCCTGTGCCAGGCGCAGGGGAGCGGCAAGCATCTGCGCCTGCGCGCGCGAGACGACGTGCCCCGCCGGGGCCCATGCGCATTCCTCGCGCAGCGCGACCTCGAGGGTCATCCAGCGCTCTGTCGTGGCATCTGGAATCTCGGGCACTTCGATGATGCTCTCGGCGCCGGGGGCCAGCGTCGGCAGGTCGAGGGAGCCCGAGGCGACCCGGATGCCGTCGTCCTCGACGCGCCACCGCAACTCGAGGTGCCCGGTGCCGAGCGTGTGCTGCCGGTTCCGTACGCGCCAGGAGCGCTCGCCGAGGTGCTCGAGCGTGACCGGGGCCCACACCGCGGCGAGCTCGCCGAGGCCGGGAGAGGGCGTGCCGTCCGAGAGCACGAGGCCGTCCATCAGGTAGACGCCGTCGTGCACGGGCTCGCCGAAGTCCCCGCCGTAGGCGAAGAACTCGACGCCGTCGGCGGTGCGGGTGCGGATGCCGTGGTCGCGCCACTCCCACACGAACCCGCCGTGCAGGCGCGGGTACAGCTCCACGAGCGACTCGTAGTCGGCGAGCGAACCGGGGCCGTTGCCCATGGCGTGCGCGAACTCACACAGCACGAAGGGCTTCGCCCGCTGGCGGGCGCCCTCGGCGGGGCCGATCTCATGCACGGGCATGGTCTGCTCTCCGCAGACCGAGGCGATCTCCTCCAGAGTCGGATACATGCGCGAGTACACGTCGGTGTAGGCCCCGCCGTAGTCGCCCTCGTAGTGGATGGGGCGCGAGTCGTCGCGCTCGCGGATCCACCCGGCCATCTCGGCGAGGTTGCGCCCGGTGCCCGATTCGTTGCCGAGCGACCACATCACGACGCTCGCGTGGTTCTTGTCGCGCTCGACGGTGCGGCGCACGCGGTCGAGGCACGCCGCGCGCCAGGCGGGGTCGTCGGCGGGGTTGCCCGTCCACTCGACGTCCCAGAAGCCATGGGTCTCGAGGTCGCACTCCAACACGACCCAGAAGCCCAGCTCGTCGGCCAGCTCCAGCACGCGCGGGTGCGGCGGCTGGTGCGCGGTGCGGATCGCGGTGATGTTGTGCCGGCGCATGAGCGCGAGCTCGCCGCGCACGTAGTCCTCGTCGAACACGCGGCCGCGATCGGGGTCGGTCTCATGACGGTTCACGCCGCGGAAGATCAGCGGGCGACCGTCGGCGAGCAGCCGGTCGCCGACGATCTCGACGCGGCGGAAGCCGACGCGCAGGCGCACCGTCTCGGCATCCGTCGACACCTCGACGTCGTACAGGCGGGGGGTCTCGGCCGTCCACGCGTCGACCGCGGGGATCGGGAGGGGGGCCACCGCGTCCTCCGAGGCCCACGTCTCATCGACGCCGAGCTCGGGCACCCGCACGCTCACGGGCCAGCCGCCGCGGGGGCGCACGTCGAGGATGCCGGCGCCGGTGGCGGGGTCGCGGTCACCGCGCACGAAGACGTCGTCGAGGCCGTTCGCGGGCCGGCCCTGGAGCGAGACGCTGCGGAAGATACCGGGGAGCCACCACTGGTCCTGGTCTTCGAGGTAGCTGGCGGCCGACCACTGGTGCACGCGGACGGCGAGCACGTTCTCGCCGTCGACGAGATGGTCGGTCACGTCGAACTCGGTCATGAGCCGGCTGCCGGTGAACCAGCCGATCTCGGTGCCGTTCACCCATACGGTCGCGAGTGACTCGACGCCCTCGAAGCGCAGCAAGGTGCGGCCGCCGGGGCAGAACGAGGGATGCCACTCGAAAGTGCGGCGGTGATCGCCCGTGGGGTTCGCGTCGGGCACGTGCGGGGGATCGAGCGGGAACGGGTACCGGATGTTCGTGTACGTCGGGTGGCCGTGACCGTGCAGACCCCAGTGCGAGGGCACGGGAAGGCGATCCCACGCCGCGACGTCGGCGTCGACGGCCGCGAACGGGGGCGTACCGTCGAGGTCGTCGCCCGGGTCGGCGTCGTGCAGCAGGAAGGCCCAGTCGCCGTCGAGGCTCTGGACCGGGGCGTCGGATCGCAGCCAGGCGCGCGGGGGCAGGCGGCTGTCGGATCCGGGGGCGGTGTCGCCGAGGTGGGTCATCGGTTTTCTCGGAGGGCGTCGGGGTCGGCCACGACGGTGACGTCGGGATGCCGTTGCAGGAACGAGGCGGGGTTGTCGGCGGTGACGGGGCCGGTGAGGGCGGATCGCAGGGCGGCGGCCTTCGCAGAGCCCGCGGCCACGAGCACGATACGCCGCGCCGAGAGGATCGTCGCGACGCCCTGGGTGAGAGCGTGCGTCGGCACCTGGGTGAGGTCGCCGTCGAAGTGCTCGGCGTTGGCGCGACGCGTGCTCTCGTCGAGCTCGACCACGCGCGTACGGGTCTCGGCATCCGAACCCGGCTCGTTGAAGCCGATGTGGCCGTTGCGGCCGATGCCCACGACCTGCACGTCGACGCCGCCGGCCTCGGCGATCGCGCGCTCGTAGGCAGCGCCTTCGGCGTCGGTCGAGCCGCGGGGCACCCGCACGTTCTCGGCCGGGATGCCGAGCGGCTCGGCGATCACGGACCGCACGTACGCGGCGTACGAGCGGGGGTCGTCGGTGCTCAGCCCCACGTACTCGTCGAGGGCGAACAGGCGCAACCCCTCGGTGCGGAGCCCCTCGGCGCGGCGACGGACGAGCGCGGCGTAGAGCGCGAGCGGCGACGACCCGGTGGCCACGCCGAGCACACCGTCGGAGGCGATGGTCGCCACGACGTCCGCCGCGACCTCGCCGATCTCGTCGGCCGCGCACGTGACGACGCGCGTGGACGGGGAGACGGGGACCAGGTCGGGACGAAGGGTCACGCTCACTTGATCGCGCCCTTGGCGATGTCGCCGATGAACTGGCGGGCACCGATGAGGAACACGATGAGCAGTGGCAGCACCGCGAGCAGGGCTCCCGCCATGACCATGCCGTAGTCCTGGCCGAACGCGGTGTTCAGCTGGGCCATCGCGACCTGCAGCGTCACCTGGTTGGGGTTGGTCAGCACGACGAGCGGCCACAGGTAATCGTTCCACGCGGCGATGAACGTGAAGATGCCGAGGAAGCCCAGGCCCGGGCGGATCAGCGGCAGGCACACGGTGAACCACTGACGGAAGAAGCCCGCGCCGTCGAGCACCGAGGCATCCATCAGCTCGTCGGGGATCGACGACACCATGTACTGGCGCAGCCAGAAGATGCCGAACGCGTTGGCGGCCGCGGGCACGATCAGCGCCTGCAGCTGACCGACCCAGCCGAGGTTGGTCATGGTGATGAACTGCGGGATGACGGCGAGCTGCATCGGCAGCATGAACGTCACGAGCGTGATCGTGAACAGCGTGCGGCGCAGCGGAAACTCGAACTTGGCGAACGCGAAGGCGGCGAGCGAGTCGAACACCAGCACGAGGAACGTCACGCTGCATGCCACGATCACCGTGTTCAGGAGCGAGCCCGCGAAGTCGATCCGGGTGAACACCGCCCCGATGTTGTCGAACAGGCGGGGCCCGGGGACGAACGTCGGCGGCGTGGTGTAGATGTCGCTCGTGGAGTTGCTGGCCATGACCACGAGCCAGTACAGCGGGAAGAGCGAGATGAACGCGCCGGCGCTGAGCACGCCGTAGAGGAGCACACGGCTCGGGGTCACCTTGCGACGACGGCGAAGCGGCACGCCGGCGGTCGTGATGTGCTCGGTGATCGTCGCGGGCGGAGGCGTGGTGACGGTCATGCGCGGGCCTTGTCTTCCTTCTTGCCGGCGGTGAAGCGCCAGCTGATGATGGTGAAGATCACGACGATGAGGAACACGCCCCACGCGATCGCGGCGCCATACCCGAAGCGGTTGTAGCTGAAGGCCTGCTGGTAGAAGTACAGGACCATCGTCAGACCGCCCTGGCCCGCACCGCCGCTGTTCGGGTTGGTGGTGCTCGAGCTGGCCGTCAGCACCTGGGCCTCGGTGAAGCTCTGCATGCCGGTCACGGTCGAGACGACGAGCACGAAGATGATCGTCGGGCGCAGAAGCGGCAGCGTGATCGAGAAGAAGCTGCGGATGGGGCCGGCGCCGTCGAGCTTGGCGGCCTCGTAGACCTCTCCCCCGATGGACTGCATGCCGGCGAGGAAGATGATCGCGTTGTACCCGGTCCACTGATACGTGATGAGGATCGAGATCGTCAACTGGATGCCGAAGGGCGTCGACAGCCATTGCACCCCGGGAAGCCCGAGGGCGTGCAGGAAGGAGTTGGCGAGGCCGAAGTTCTCGCCGAAGATCGAGCCGAACAGCACCGCCATCGCCACGACCGAGGTGATGTTCGGCACGAAGTAGGCGATGCGGAAGGCCGTGCTGAAGCGCACGGCGTTGTTCAGCATGGCGGCGACGGCGACCGCGATGATGAGCATCGGGAACGTCGACAGGACGAAGATGACGAAGGTGTTGCGCACCGACAGCCAGAACGTGGGGTCGGTGAAAAGGCGGGTGTAGTTGTCGATGCCCGTCCACTTCGCAGCCCCCAGCCCGTTCCAGTCCTGGAACGACAGGACGAGCGAGTAGGCGGTGGGGAAGAGGCCGAAGCCCAGGAAGAGCAGGAAGAAGGGGGCGATGGCCACGTACATCGGCCAGTGCCGGATCAGGCCCCGGCCTCGGGGGCGCGCGCTGGGGCGCACCCCCGAGGCCGTCATGACGCGCGTGGCGGATGTCACTTAGAGCGCTCCCAGACCTGCTGGGCGGCGGTCAGAGCGTCGTTCCAGGCCTGCTTCGGGTCCTTGCCCTGCGACTGCACGTTCGTCAGCTCGGTGATGAAGGGGGCCTGCAGCTCGTTGTCGATCGGGCTGGTGTAGCTGATCGGCATGTTCTCGGAGGCCGTCTTGAAGACGTCGGTGGTCACCTGGTCGCCGAAGAACGGGTCGGGCTGCTGCAGGGCAGGCTGGCTCAGTGCCGCGGTCGAGGACGGGAAGTTGCCCACTTCGGTGTACGTGGTGGCCTGGTTCTCGGCGTCGAGGAGGTAGTCGATGATCTTGATCGCTTCGTCCTTGTTGCCGGTGGCGGCGGGAATGGTCAGGAACGAGCCGCCGATGTTGGCCGGGCCGCCCGGCATCGCGGTGACATTCCACTTGCCCGAGGTGTCGGGGGCGTTGCTCTTCATGTCGCCCTGGTACCAGGCGGCGCCGAGCAGGGTCGGGAGCGAGCCGTTGTTGACCGCGGCGGCCCAGTCGGGGCTGCCGTCCTGGATGCCGGCGACCAGGCCGAGCTCGTTCGCCTCGATCGCGGTGTCCCAGGCCTTCTTGACCTGGGCACTGTCGC
Encoded here:
- a CDS encoding DUF1990 family protein, which translates into the protein MDEVTYDEVGATAGDMPPGYHHVRARRVIGRGPDDFAAAADALLAGEAQRRAGARVEVSETPMRLGSHVTMRLGLGILSVRIPCLVVWAERTETTAGFAYGTLPGHPERGEERFTLTLMPSGEVVFAIAAFSSPGRWFTRLGAPVGRRVQSWMTQRYLRALDAR
- a CDS encoding GNAT family N-acetyltransferase, with amino-acid sequence MIEFREARPSDIDAMVEVQNAIYRAGLRSGESDAALVEERYFDAEHSIACTVADRDGAVVGFQSLKRAWPGNPYGVEQGWGIIGTHIDPEVGRSGIGRSLFARSRAAAEAAGLRHIDATIGADNAPALAYYAAMGFVPYRDGDEAIPHRFDL
- the mobA gene encoding molybdenum cofactor guanylyltransferase translates to MLRVGGRTLLHTAVDAVRAAGARRVVVVAPVLDDALEVTWTREDPPFGGPVAAIVAALGDVDAEEVFVLACDLPTAGPAVALLSGPVPDNADGSFLDDGRHQWLIGRYRTAALRAAASGVSEGGRDASMRALLGGLRVESVRADPALTRDIDTWEDLRKVAPDGFSST
- a CDS encoding TetR/AcrR family transcriptional regulator yields the protein MTETRDRIVDAADALYYTRGIGQVGMDSVRDTAGVSLRALYKEFPAKDDLIVAVLDKRHGMWTDGVTDAVERIDDPRERLLAVYDYLAHWFDEADFRGCGFINAFGELGAANPGVARAVRAHKADFQRYVGQLVEAAGAPAFLAPQLAILAEGAQTTAAIAGTSEAAGAARAAASTLIDAAFAHGGR
- a CDS encoding alpha/beta hydrolase, which encodes MSGNPHEIALEPAAQQFVDATSEPPFLYQLPPAEGRAAVDGVQDDPIFKPEIDEEWIEVPGGPSGSVKVRIVRPKGAIGVLPVVIYIHGAGWVFGDAHTHDRLVRDLAVGTGAAVVFPEYDRSPEVRYPHAIEQVWATAQWIVAEGESKGLDAARIAVAGDSVGGNMSAALTLLAKERGGVDLAAQVLFYPVTDAAFDTESYHRFAEGYFLSRDGMKWFWDQYTTSEDDRAQITASPLRATLDQLAGLPQALVITAEADVLRDEGEAYAAKLRQAGVPTTAVRYQGIVHDFVMVNALHDTYAAQAAIAQAVAFLSKALAA
- a CDS encoding glycoside hydrolase family 2 TIM barrel-domain containing protein, coding for MTHLGDTAPGSDSRLPPRAWLRSDAPVQSLDGDWAFLLHDADPGDDLDGTPPFAAVDADVAAWDRLPVPSHWGLHGHGHPTYTNIRYPFPLDPPHVPDANPTGDHRRTFEWHPSFCPGGRTLLRFEGVESLATVWVNGTEIGWFTGSRLMTEFDVTDHLVDGENVLAVRVHQWSAASYLEDQDQWWLPGIFRSVSLQGRPANGLDDVFVRGDRDPATGAGILDVRPRGGWPVSVRVPELGVDETWASEDAVAPLPIPAVDAWTAETPRLYDVEVSTDAETVRLRVGFRRVEIVGDRLLADGRPLIFRGVNRHETDPDRGRVFDEDYVRGELALMRRHNITAIRTAHQPPHPRVLELADELGFWVVLECDLETHGFWDVEWTGNPADDPAWRAACLDRVRRTVERDKNHASVVMWSLGNESGTGRNLAEMAGWIRERDDSRPIHYEGDYGGAYTDVYSRMYPTLEEIASVCGEQTMPVHEIGPAEGARQRAKPFVLCEFAHAMGNGPGSLADYESLVELYPRLHGGFVWEWRDHGIRTRTADGVEFFAYGGDFGEPVHDGVYLMDGLVLSDGTPSPGLGELAAVWAPVTLEHLGERSWRVRNRQHTLGTGHLELRWRVEDDGIRVASGSLDLPTLAPGAESIIEVPEIPDATTERWMTLEVALREECAWAPAGHVVSRAQAQMLAAPLRLAQASTGGWRGDALGDAVFDRRGGLVRWRDLEVSGPLPELWRAPTENDQLDGQGSYETADPALTDGRGDESTPASSVRWLERGLDRLQHRVLSVERTDQGLVQRVRSMAAHSAQGIETTFAWRLDGDGLRLHTDIRPFGPWDCTWPRVGARIGLPGALADERVRWFGTGPTESYSDSAEAAYVGRFEAAVDELGVAYGRPQETGHRPGLRALDLGPLRLRAVASGSTGLPGFQLDRHTAQERTGVAHAHELPPSRGLWLYLDAAQHGLGSRACGPDVLPRHALWPRAVSWTVVFE
- a CDS encoding glucosamine-6-phosphate deaminase, yielding MTLRPDLVPVSPSTRVVTCAADEIGEVAADVVATIASDGVLGVATGSSPLALYAALVRRRAEGLRTEGLRLFALDEYVGLSTDDPRSYAAYVRSVIAEPLGIPAENVRVPRGSTDAEGAAYERAIAEAGGVDVQVVGIGRNGHIGFNEPGSDAETRTRVVELDESTRRANAEHFDGDLTQVPTHALTQGVATILSARRIVLVAAGSAKAAALRSALTGPVTADNPASFLQRHPDVTVVADPDALRENR
- a CDS encoding carbohydrate ABC transporter permease; protein product: MTVTTPPPATITEHITTAGVPLRRRRKVTPSRVLLYGVLSAGAFISLFPLYWLVVMASNSTSDIYTTPPTFVPGPRLFDNIGAVFTRIDFAGSLLNTVIVACSVTFLVLVFDSLAAFAFAKFEFPLRRTLFTITLVTFMLPMQLAVIPQFITMTNLGWVGQLQALIVPAAANAFGIFWLRQYMVSSIPDELMDASVLDGAGFFRQWFTVCLPLIRPGLGFLGIFTFIAAWNDYLWPLVVLTNPNQVTLQVAMAQLNTAFGQDYGMVMAGALLAVLPLLIVFLIGARQFIGDIAKGAIK
- a CDS encoding carbohydrate ABC transporter permease translates to MTSATRVMTASGVRPSARPRGRGLIRHWPMYVAIAPFFLLFLGFGLFPTAYSLVLSFQDWNGLGAAKWTGIDNYTRLFTDPTFWLSVRNTFVIFVLSTFPMLIIAVAVAAMLNNAVRFSTAFRIAYFVPNITSVVAMAVLFGSIFGENFGLANSFLHALGLPGVQWLSTPFGIQLTISILITYQWTGYNAIIFLAGMQSIGGEVYEAAKLDGAGPIRSFFSITLPLLRPTIIFVLVVSTVTGMQSFTEAQVLTASSSTTNPNSGGAGQGGLTMVLYFYQQAFSYNRFGYGAAIAWGVFLIVVIFTIISWRFTAGKKEDKARA